Part of the Plasmodium reichenowi strain SY57 chromosome Unknown, whole genome shotgun sequence genome is shown below.
ATCTTTccaatttattttaaatcaaaaataatttcttcATCTTTAATTTTCAATTTATTTTCCACAACTGCAATTATGTAAATCTTCTTCCTCTTCTATTCTTAAATTATTGtccatataatataatattccaTTTTGCCACTCttcaaaattttaataattattcaaaTGTATATCACAAAAACTATTAAATATTTcgttatttttttcttttattattattatgtttataaaattCATCCATAGAACTATATGCTTCTTCGTCAATATATGGAATGTATTCTATAGAATTTCTTGTATACgcatttttatatatctcTTCTAATGTCAAAcctttataaaatatatcatcGATTTCaaaatcattattttttttatccaGTTCATCTAATGAACTATATTCCTCATCGTCAATATATGGAATGTATTCTATTGAGTTTCTTGTATAcgaatttttatatatttcttctaATGTTAATCCGTTATACCatatttcttcattttgGTTGTCACtctttttttcatcttttcCATTTTCATTGTCTATACATTGgtttataattttattattctgAAAATTCGACCtgttaaatattttacttttttcCTCATAATTCTTTTCTTCATAAGGTTCTACATTGAAGCTTATACATTTT
Proteins encoded:
- a CDS encoding surface-associated interspersed protein 4.1 (SURFIN 4.1), giving the protein INNMTKSGKIGEKNNNIIEDNLKSNMNKLGNVIEKCILEMEKNISTRHWENIKKNCINVQEKEKNIRNIERIESIGKMERIERIENIGKIDEILEEKCISFNVEPYEEKNYEEKSKIFNRSNFQNNKIINQCIDNENGKDEKKSDNQNEEIWYNGLTLEEIYKNSYTRNSIEYIPYIDDEEYSSLDELDKKNNDFEIDDIFYKGLTLEEIYKNAYTRNSIEYIPYIDEEAYSSMDEFYKHNNNKRKK